From the Deinococcus aerius genome, one window contains:
- a CDS encoding MT-A70 family methyltransferase, protein MSAADDFRRDIQGKYATILADPPWQFINRTGKVAPEHRRLSRYPTLDLEAIKAIPVAGAAAPTAHLYLWVPNALLPEGLEVMSAWGFTYKTNLIWHKVRKDGEPDGRGVGFYFRNTTEIILFGVRGKDARTLAPGRRQVNILKTQKREHSRKPDEQYRLIEACSPGPYLELFARGTRPGWTVWGNQADETYSPTWDTYSNHSRAHSPASEQQPLFPASLLERAED, encoded by the coding sequence ATGTCGGCCGCCGACGATTTCCGCCGGGACATTCAGGGGAAGTACGCGACCATCCTGGCCGATCCCCCCTGGCAGTTCATCAACCGCACCGGAAAGGTTGCGCCCGAACACCGACGATTGAGCCGTTATCCCACCCTCGACCTGGAGGCCATCAAAGCTATCCCGGTCGCTGGGGCCGCCGCCCCCACCGCCCACCTCTACCTCTGGGTGCCGAACGCCCTGCTGCCCGAGGGGCTGGAGGTGATGAGTGCCTGGGGCTTCACTTACAAGACCAACCTGATCTGGCACAAGGTCCGCAAGGATGGCGAACCGGATGGGCGCGGCGTCGGCTTCTATTTCCGCAACACCACCGAGATCATTCTCTTCGGGGTACGGGGCAAGGATGCCCGCACGCTGGCCCCGGGCCGCCGCCAGGTCAACATCCTGAAGACGCAGAAGCGCGAACATTCCCGCAAGCCCGATGAGCAGTACCGGCTCATCGAGGCGTGCAGCCCAGGCCCTTACCTCGAGCTGTTCGCCCGGGGCACCCGGCCCGGCTGGACCGTCTGGGGCAACCAGGCCGACGAGACTTACTCGCCCACCTGGGATACCTACAGCAACCACTCCCGTGCCCACAGCCCGGCGTCAGAACAGCAGCCGCTCTTCCCGGCCTCGCTGCTGGAGCGGGCCGAGGACTGA
- a CDS encoding HD-GYP domain-containing protein, whose amino-acid sequence MSALRVQEASPTAHDLSLHLTRLGLTASDLGGAMQPVLDALVSRTAAVGAGYFQLRDTTLTYHARAASGDMPQGPMMEALLAHGLPPELPLMGALRSADHVLYFEDTRAAPDAAGFPDLGVMALTAAPVRDAGGRLVGALLSHVFAPHPWSPEERRLISTVTGLLTLLAARLDAEERERAAHESALRALGLMLEARDAETQGHTDRVTALALRLGQALGLSDAELRDLRWGAYLHDIGKVGIPDAILHHPGALDAPARARMQEHVAEGGRLAGQLSFLPRAALDVVMGHHEHWNGGGYPHGLAGEAIPLHARIFAACDVYDALTSERPYKRAWTHAEAAAELTRGSGTHFDPAVVSALLRLLEEDGAA is encoded by the coding sequence ATGTCTGCCCTCCGCGTCCAAGAGGCGTCCCCGACCGCCCATGACCTGTCGCTGCACCTCACCCGGCTGGGCCTGACGGCGAGCGACCTGGGCGGCGCCATGCAGCCGGTGCTGGACGCGCTGGTGAGCCGGACGGCAGCGGTGGGGGCGGGATACTTCCAGCTCCGGGACACCACGCTGACCTACCACGCGCGGGCGGCGAGCGGGGACATGCCGCAGGGGCCGATGATGGAGGCGCTGCTCGCCCACGGCCTGCCCCCCGAGTTGCCGCTGATGGGCGCGCTGCGGTCAGCCGACCACGTGCTGTACTTCGAGGACACGCGCGCGGCGCCCGACGCGGCGGGGTTTCCCGACCTGGGCGTGATGGCGCTGACCGCCGCGCCCGTCCGGGACGCGGGGGGACGGCTGGTGGGGGCGCTGCTCTCGCACGTGTTCGCGCCCCACCCCTGGTCGCCGGAGGAGCGGCGGCTGATCAGCACGGTCACCGGCCTGCTGACGCTGCTCGCCGCGCGGCTGGACGCCGAGGAGCGCGAGCGGGCCGCCCACGAGAGCGCCCTGCGCGCCCTGGGCCTGATGCTGGAGGCCCGGGACGCGGAGACCCAGGGCCACACCGACCGGGTGACGGCGCTCGCGCTGCGCCTCGGGCAGGCCCTGGGGCTGAGTGACGCCGAACTGCGCGACCTGCGCTGGGGCGCGTACCTGCACGACATCGGCAAGGTCGGCATTCCCGACGCGATCCTGCACCACCCCGGCGCCCTGGACGCCCCCGCCCGCGCCCGGATGCAGGAACACGTCGCCGAGGGCGGGCGGCTGGCGGGGCAGCTCTCCTTCCTGCCGCGCGCCGCGCTGGACGTGGTGATGGGGCACCACGAACACTGGAACGGCGGGGGCTACCCCCACGGCCTGGCAGGCGAGGCGATTCCCCTGCACGCCCGCATCTTCGCCGCCTGCGACGTGTACGACGCCCTGACGAGTGAGCGGCCCTACAAGCGCGCCTGGACCCACGCCGAGGCCGCCGCCGAGCTCACGCGGGGCAGCGGCACCCACTTCGACCCGGCGGTGGTATCGGCGCTGCTGCGCCTGCTGGAGGAGGACGGGGCGGCCTGA
- the glyA gene encoding serine hydroxymethyltransferase — MTSTAEKPATSDVAAQDPAIFDLIAREAERQRTGLELIASENFTSAAVRAAQGSVLTNKYAEGYPGKRWYGGCEVVDEVERLAIERVKQLFGAEWANVQPHSGSSANLAVYNALIEPGDTVLGMDLSHGGHLTHGNPVNFSGLRYRIVGYKVNPETELIDMQEVRRLAHEHQPKMIIAGASAYSRIIDFAAFRQVADEVGAILFADIAHIAGLIAAGLHPNALPHAHVVASTTHKTLRGPRGGIILSNDPELGAKIDRAVFPGYQGGPLEHVIAAKAVAFGEALRPEFREYAARVIRNAQALAGAFQDRGYRVVSGGTDNHLLVLDLRPQGLNGTKATKRLDANDITISKSTLPYDTEKILHGGGIRIGTPAVTTRGMVESDMPTIADLIDRALKGEDVKAEVHAFAGGFPLP; from the coding sequence ATGACGAGCACCGCGGAGAAGCCCGCCACCTCTGACGTGGCTGCCCAGGACCCGGCGATCTTCGACCTGATCGCGCGCGAGGCCGAGCGCCAGCGCACCGGCCTGGAACTCATCGCCTCCGAGAACTTCACCTCCGCCGCCGTGCGGGCCGCGCAGGGCAGTGTCCTGACGAACAAGTACGCGGAGGGCTACCCCGGCAAGCGCTGGTACGGCGGCTGCGAGGTCGTGGACGAGGTCGAGCGCCTCGCCATCGAGCGGGTCAAGCAGCTCTTCGGCGCCGAGTGGGCGAACGTGCAGCCGCACTCGGGGAGCAGCGCCAACCTCGCCGTGTACAACGCCCTGATCGAGCCGGGGGACACGGTGCTGGGCATGGACCTCTCGCACGGGGGGCACCTGACGCACGGCAACCCGGTCAACTTCTCCGGCCTGCGGTACAGGATCGTGGGCTACAAGGTGAACCCGGAGACGGAACTCATCGACATGCAGGAGGTGCGCCGCCTCGCCCACGAGCACCAGCCCAAGATGATCATCGCCGGGGCGAGCGCCTACAGCCGCATCATCGACTTCGCGGCCTTCCGGCAGGTGGCGGACGAGGTGGGGGCGATCCTCTTCGCGGACATCGCGCACATCGCGGGGCTGATCGCGGCGGGGCTGCACCCGAACGCGCTGCCGCACGCGCACGTGGTCGCCTCGACGACGCACAAGACGCTGCGCGGGCCACGCGGCGGGATTATCCTTTCCAACGACCCCGAACTGGGCGCGAAGATCGACCGGGCCGTCTTCCCCGGCTACCAGGGCGGGCCGCTGGAGCACGTGATCGCCGCCAAGGCCGTGGCGTTCGGCGAGGCGCTGCGGCCCGAGTTCCGGGAGTACGCCGCGCGGGTCATCCGCAACGCGCAGGCGCTGGCGGGGGCCTTCCAGGACCGCGGCTACCGGGTCGTGTCGGGCGGCACCGACAACCACCTCCTCGTGCTCGACCTGCGGCCCCAGGGCCTCAACGGCACCAAGGCGACGAAGCGGCTGGACGCCAACGACATCACCATCTCCAAGTCCACCCTGCCCTACGACACCGAGAAAATTCTGCACGGCGGCGGTATCCGCATCGGCACCCCGGCGGTGACCACGCGCGGCATGGTCGAAAGCGACATGCCCACCATCGCCGACCTGATCGACCGCGCGTTGAAGGGCGAGGACGTGAAGGCCGAGGTGCACGCCTTCGCGGGCGGCTTCCCGCTGCCCTGA
- a CDS encoding potassium/proton antiporter, whose amino-acid sequence MGEVHAEAFLLAAGVLLLASLVVSRLGGRLGIPGLLLFLGVGMFAGSDGLGIQFYDYRLAQALGTLALCFILFQGGLDTNWRLVQPVVKRGLSLATLGVLLTAGVMATFAHFAFGFPWLAAWLLGAIVSSTDASAVFSVLKERNLGLKGDIDPLLEFESGVNDPMAVFLTVGLIELIASPGAGVLDIVPLFLRQMVLGAVLGVVLGRVALWVLNRVQLQFEGLYSVLTLALALTIFSGTAVLGGSGFLAVYIAGVILGNADFIHKRSLISFHDGLAWLMQVGMFLTLGLLVNPRELLPTAGLALACALVLVFVARPVSVYLSLARARMPLNEKTMVAWVGLRGAVPIVLATFPPLAGVPQAQTLFNVVFFIVLTSVLLQGTTLTLVARWLRVRETLPPRAAYPITYTPTGHNKNEMVEVEVRPGSDADGARIVDLHLPPEALVILIHRAGEFLIPKGATELAAGDSVLVLAGGEELTEVRRRLGTAG is encoded by the coding sequence GTGGGTGAGGTTCACGCGGAGGCCTTTCTGCTGGCGGCGGGTGTGCTGCTCCTCGCCAGCCTGGTCGTGAGCCGGTTGGGCGGGCGGCTGGGTATCCCGGGGCTGCTGCTGTTCCTGGGCGTGGGAATGTTCGCGGGGTCGGACGGGCTGGGCATCCAGTTCTACGACTACCGGCTGGCACAGGCGCTGGGCACGCTCGCCCTGTGCTTCATCCTCTTTCAGGGCGGGCTGGATACCAACTGGCGGCTCGTGCAGCCGGTGGTGAAACGTGGCCTGAGCCTGGCGACCCTGGGCGTGCTCCTCACGGCGGGGGTGATGGCCACCTTCGCCCACTTCGCCTTCGGCTTTCCGTGGCTGGCCGCGTGGCTCCTGGGGGCCATCGTGAGCAGCACGGACGCCAGCGCCGTCTTCTCCGTCCTCAAGGAGCGCAATCTGGGCCTGAAGGGCGACATCGACCCGCTGCTGGAGTTCGAGTCGGGGGTGAACGACCCGATGGCGGTCTTCCTCACGGTCGGGCTGATCGAGCTCATTGCCTCGCCGGGTGCGGGCGTCCTGGACATCGTGCCCCTCTTCCTGCGGCAGATGGTGCTCGGCGCGGTGCTGGGGGTCGTGCTGGGGCGGGTGGCGCTGTGGGTCCTCAACCGGGTGCAGCTCCAGTTCGAGGGGCTGTATTCGGTCCTCACCCTCGCGCTGGCGCTGACGATCTTCAGCGGGACGGCGGTGCTGGGCGGGAGCGGCTTTCTCGCGGTCTATATCGCGGGCGTGATTCTGGGCAACGCCGACTTCATCCACAAGCGCAGCCTGATCTCCTTCCACGACGGGCTGGCCTGGCTGATGCAGGTGGGGATGTTCCTCACCCTGGGGCTGCTCGTCAACCCGCGCGAGTTGTTGCCGACCGCTGGCCTGGCGCTGGCGTGCGCCCTGGTCCTCGTCTTCGTGGCGCGGCCCGTCAGCGTGTATCTCAGCCTGGCGCGGGCGCGGATGCCGCTGAACGAGAAAACGATGGTCGCGTGGGTGGGGCTGCGGGGCGCCGTGCCCATCGTCCTCGCCACCTTCCCGCCCCTCGCCGGGGTGCCGCAGGCGCAGACGCTCTTCAACGTGGTCTTCTTCATCGTGCTGACGAGCGTGCTGCTCCAGGGCACGACCCTCACCCTGGTCGCCCGCTGGCTGAGGGTGCGCGAGACACTGCCGCCGCGGGCCGCCTACCCGATCACCTACACGCCGACCGGTCACAACAAGAACGAGATGGTGGAGGTCGAGGTGCGGCCCGGCAGCGACGCCGACGGCGCCCGCATCGTGGACCTGCACCTGCCGCCCGAGGCGCTGGTGATCCTGATTCACCGCGCCGGGGAGTTCCTGATCCCCAAGGGGGCGACCGAGCTCGCGGCGGGGGACAGCGTGCTTGTGCTCGCGGGCGGCGAGGAGCTGACCGAGGTGCGGCGCCGCCTGGGCACGGCGGGCTGA
- a CDS encoding lamin tail domain-containing protein: MNPRLTLPALLALSLTLAACGDRSSAETPALGSLAATGEPVINELYYDSAGTDAGTFIELRGPAGKSLSGYTLTAHDTAGTAYRTLTLSGTIPASGYYVVAQDTTVPGRTLVNSGADLNNGSASLRLLRSGTVIDAVAYGTPTTGRGEGLPAPTTGAGSALARVPDGQDTDANSADFRVQAATPGAANGGTSTPTGNTVLFDLTKKEDAGNADWRIDGAYSDYAAALRGLGYTVKALTGTAITSTALSGAKVLVIAEPQNPLSDSERSAIQTFVQSGGGLFMVSDHRDSDRDNDGWDSPEVFGGWDGSTPASVTTSLQRSLDSDTLFALRHSFNSSFSDPVYTATPTASSHPIVVGGAGSGDDVASAGVYVGTSIDVLAGTGVLGANGKTYLGVNSVGAGRVAAWGDTSTFSDGTFSDGTTSQYQNWGNLSNANLGKNVVRWLAGDL; this comes from the coding sequence GTGAATCCGCGCCTGACCCTGCCCGCCCTGCTCGCCCTCTCGCTCACGCTCGCGGCCTGCGGTGACCGGTCCAGCGCCGAGACTCCGGCCCTCGGGTCGCTCGCCGCGACCGGGGAACCCGTCATCAACGAGCTGTACTACGACTCGGCGGGCACGGACGCGGGCACCTTCATCGAGTTGCGCGGACCGGCGGGCAAGAGCCTGAGCGGGTACACCCTGACCGCCCACGACACGGCGGGGACGGCGTACCGGACGCTGACCCTCTCGGGCACAATCCCGGCGAGCGGGTACTACGTGGTGGCGCAGGACACGACCGTGCCGGGCCGCACGCTGGTGAACTCGGGCGCCGACCTGAACAACGGTAGCGCCAGCCTGCGCCTGCTGAGGTCCGGCACCGTGATCGACGCGGTCGCCTACGGCACGCCGACGACCGGACGCGGCGAGGGCTTACCCGCCCCGACCACGGGCGCCGGGTCCGCCCTCGCCCGCGTGCCCGACGGGCAGGATACGGACGCGAACAGCGCGGACTTCCGGGTGCAGGCGGCCACACCTGGCGCGGCGAACGGCGGCACCTCCACCCCGACCGGGAACACTGTGCTGTTCGACCTGACGAAGAAGGAGGACGCCGGAAACGCCGACTGGCGCATCGACGGCGCCTACAGCGACTACGCGGCGGCGCTGCGCGGGCTGGGGTACACGGTGAAGGCGCTGACGGGGACGGCGATCACCTCCACCGCGCTGAGCGGGGCCAAGGTCCTCGTCATCGCCGAGCCGCAGAACCCGCTCTCGGACAGCGAGCGCTCGGCCATTCAGACCTTCGTGCAGAGCGGCGGGGGGCTCTTCATGGTCAGCGATCACCGCGATTCCGACCGCGACAACGACGGGTGGGACAGCCCGGAGGTCTTTGGCGGCTGGGACGGCAGCACGCCCGCGAGCGTCACGACTTCGCTCCAGCGCAGCCTGGACAGCGACACGCTCTTCGCCCTGCGGCACTCCTTCAACTCCAGCTTCAGTGATCCGGTGTATACGGCGACTCCCACGGCGAGCAGTCACCCCATCGTGGTGGGCGGGGCGGGCAGCGGGGACGACGTGGCGAGCGCGGGAGTGTACGTGGGCACCAGCATCGACGTGCTGGCGGGCACGGGCGTTCTGGGGGCCAATGGGAAGACGTACCTGGGCGTGAACAGCGTTGGGGCGGGCCGGGTGGCCGCCTGGGGCGACACCAGCACCTTCAGTGACGGGACCTTCAGCGACGGCACGACCAGCCAGTACCAGAACTGGGGGAACCTGAGCAACGCGAACCTGGGCAAGAACGTGGTGCGCTGGCTCGCGGGCGACCTGTAG
- a CDS encoding phenylalanine--tRNA ligase subunit alpha has protein sequence MREEALQAIQQAPDLDVLQTVKTRYVGKSGLVTKELGSLGKLPPEERKRRGAEINALRQAIDAALTERETTLKRAALDAKLASEAIDVTLPGLPLPAGGLHPINRVYDDLIRIYERMGYAVIEGPEVEDEHHNFEALNVPWYHPARDLQDTFWLEDGRLLRTHTSPMQVRYMVDHEPPLKVVVRGKVYRYEATDATHEAMFHQLEGLVVGDGISMADLKGTIAEMARGLYGPTAKVRFQPSYYPFVEPGADFAVWWENPRGESKWLELGGCGMIHPNVFKAVDDLREAQGKPRVYEGKTGFAFGLGPERIAMLKYGIPDIRYFYANDPRVLGQFRGELG, from the coding sequence ATGAGAGAAGAAGCCCTGCAAGCCATCCAACAAGCCCCCGACCTTGATGTCCTTCAAACCGTCAAGACCCGGTATGTGGGCAAGAGCGGCCTCGTCACCAAGGAACTCGGGTCGCTCGGCAAACTCCCCCCCGAGGAGCGTAAGCGCCGCGGCGCCGAGATCAACGCCCTTCGCCAGGCCATCGACGCTGCCCTCACCGAGCGCGAGACCACCCTCAAACGCGCCGCCCTCGACGCCAAGCTCGCCTCCGAGGCCATCGACGTGACTCTCCCCGGCCTGCCCCTCCCGGCGGGTGGCCTGCACCCGATCAACCGCGTGTATGACGACCTGATCCGCATCTACGAGCGCATGGGCTACGCGGTGATCGAGGGGCCGGAGGTCGAGGACGAGCACCACAACTTCGAGGCGCTGAACGTGCCGTGGTATCACCCCGCCCGCGACCTCCAGGACACCTTCTGGCTGGAGGACGGCCGGTTGCTCCGCACCCACACCAGCCCCATGCAGGTGCGCTACATGGTGGACCACGAGCCGCCCCTCAAGGTCGTCGTGCGCGGCAAGGTCTACCGCTACGAGGCGACCGACGCCACCCACGAGGCGATGTTCCACCAGCTTGAGGGCCTCGTGGTCGGCGACGGCATCAGCATGGCCGACCTCAAGGGCACGATTGCCGAGATGGCGCGCGGGCTGTACGGCCCCACGGCCAAGGTCCGCTTCCAGCCGAGCTATTACCCCTTCGTCGAGCCGGGCGCCGACTTCGCGGTGTGGTGGGAGAACCCGCGCGGCGAGAGCAAGTGGCTGGAACTCGGCGGCTGCGGCATGATCCACCCCAACGTGTTTAAAGCGGTGGACGATCTAAGGGAAGCTCAAGGCAAGCCCCGCGTGTACGAGGGCAAGACGGGCTTTGCCTTCGGGCTGGGGCCGGAGCGGATCGCCATGCTCAAGTACGGGATTCCCGATATCCGCTACTTCTACGCGAACGACCCGCGGGTGCTGGGGCAGTTCAGGGGGGAGTTGGGGTGA
- a CDS encoding endonuclease domain-containing protein: protein MVKWEARTSPSTEVARALRGRMTPEEALLWRHLRGKKLGVSFRRQEPMGRYVADFVCYEQSLVIELDGSQHLNSEADRQRDADMAEHGFETLRFWNHEIRNNLSGVLERIQQTLEARGEL, encoded by the coding sequence GTGGTGAAGTGGGAAGCGAGGACGAGCCCGTCTACCGAAGTCGCCCGTGCGCTGCGGGGCCGGATGACGCCGGAAGAAGCACTGCTGTGGCGGCATTTGCGGGGTAAGAAGCTGGGAGTCAGCTTCCGCCGACAGGAGCCGATGGGCCGGTACGTCGCCGACTTCGTGTGTTACGAGCAAAGCCTCGTCATCGAACTGGACGGCAGCCAACATCTGAACAGCGAGGCGGACAGACAACGGGACGCGGACATGGCCGAACACGGCTTCGAGACGCTGCGCTTCTGGAACCATGAGATCAGAAACAACCTGAGCGGCGTCCTGGAACGAATACAGCAGACCCTGGAAGCTCGCGGGGAGCTTTAA
- a CDS encoding phenylalanine--tRNA ligase subunit beta, whose translation MKLPYSWLQELIPQLPPAPDLEPILASMGLPLEGIEEVPAPPEGVFLAAVTAAEPIEGTALTKLSLDVGPHGTRTIASGAPNAVGLPAGTMVALVTPGTTLGDMEYGVRQMQGVESWGMAASAKELGIGETSAGVMLFPAGTAAPGTPMRELWPADSVLDVEVTPNRADVLSALGLARDLAAFLGLDLVEPEAGLPSSGEGEIRVTLPPRGITLERDPSRKIRFGCDHFAARTVNGVRNGPAPLWMQRRLTLAGMRPIDLIVDTSNYVMLELGQPTALYDRREVADDQIIVSFGLRQGEIVRDLLGGEHTVGPEDLLIRDGREVHIPTVMEAFATAKEPKPGQGVLGIAGIVGGDHGHVRADTTDVVIESAHFDPVLLRRTSTRLGLKTDAVYRYERGVDPLLAPRGANRVAGLLAQFGGGQAHPGATLVGQPEVPGPIEVTGDQIRALLGMEVGTDEMEGILTRLGCRVEREGDRLTVTPPSWRVDMNIWQDLAEEVARLHGYAHLPETLPTLRVHESNLGAEQASRERDTLRRTLSGLGFQEVVTYTFTNDEEAVKARSERPGVRLRNPLTADRTGMRTALYPSLLKAAQVHPKGERVLLFEIGRIFPAEGERERLGLLMRGPLAPQTYVAGVAGSFGAFKGLVEALAASLGADFELRQLRGDAVPPALHPGIAGEAMWNGQSVGWLGALHPEIAGEFGLRGDTFLLETALPLPGRTWAFRDPSRAPAAWRDLAVIAPLEVSYGEIAALLRRGAGDLLESVEPFDVYVGAPIPEGQRSVAVRLVFRGQRTLTDAEVDPIMERLIGAVRAQGWSIREK comes from the coding sequence ATGAAACTCCCCTACTCCTGGCTCCAAGAACTGATTCCCCAACTTCCCCCCGCCCCTGACCTCGAACCCATCCTCGCCAGCATGGGCCTGCCGCTGGAGGGCATCGAGGAAGTACCTGCTCCCCCCGAGGGCGTCTTCCTCGCCGCCGTGACGGCTGCCGAACCCATCGAGGGAACGGCGCTCACCAAACTTTCGCTCGACGTGGGGCCGCACGGGACCCGCACGATTGCCTCCGGGGCGCCCAACGCGGTCGGCCTCCCCGCCGGAACGATGGTCGCCCTCGTCACGCCGGGCACGACGCTCGGCGACATGGAGTACGGCGTCCGCCAGATGCAGGGCGTCGAGTCCTGGGGCATGGCGGCGAGCGCGAAGGAACTCGGCATCGGCGAGACCAGCGCGGGAGTGATGCTGTTCCCGGCGGGGACGGCGGCGCCTGGAACCCCGATGCGTGAACTGTGGCCCGCCGACTCCGTCCTGGACGTGGAGGTCACGCCCAACCGCGCCGACGTGCTGAGCGCCCTGGGGCTGGCCCGCGACCTCGCGGCGTTCCTGGGGCTCGACCTCGTGGAGCCGGAAGCGGGGCTCCCGTCCAGCGGCGAGGGCGAGATTCGCGTCACCCTGCCCCCGCGCGGCATCACCCTCGAACGTGACCCCTCGCGCAAGATTCGCTTCGGCTGCGACCACTTCGCCGCCCGCACGGTGAATGGTGTGCGGAACGGCCCCGCGCCCCTGTGGATGCAGCGCCGCCTGACCCTCGCCGGAATGCGCCCCATCGACCTGATCGTGGATACGAGCAACTACGTGATGCTGGAACTCGGCCAGCCCACCGCGCTGTACGACCGCCGGGAGGTCGCGGATGACCAGATCATCGTCTCCTTCGGGCTGCGGCAGGGCGAGATCGTGCGCGACCTGCTGGGGGGCGAGCACACCGTCGGCCCCGAGGACCTCCTCATCCGCGATGGGCGCGAGGTCCACATCCCGACGGTGATGGAGGCGTTCGCCACGGCGAAGGAACCGAAGCCGGGCCAGGGTGTCCTCGGCATCGCGGGCATCGTGGGCGGCGACCACGGGCATGTGAGGGCGGATACGACGGACGTGGTGATCGAGTCGGCGCACTTCGACCCCGTCCTGCTGCGCCGCACGAGTACGCGACTCGGCCTGAAGACCGACGCCGTGTACCGCTACGAGCGCGGCGTCGATCCCCTCCTCGCCCCACGCGGCGCGAACCGGGTGGCGGGGCTGCTGGCACAGTTCGGCGGAGGGCAGGCCCACCCCGGGGCCACCCTCGTCGGCCAGCCGGAGGTACCCGGCCCCATTGAAGTGACTGGGGACCAGATTCGCGCGCTCCTCGGCATGGAGGTGGGCACGGACGAGATGGAAGGCATCCTCACTCGCCTGGGGTGCCGGGTGGAGCGGGAGGGCGACCGCCTGACCGTCACGCCCCCCTCCTGGCGCGTGGACATGAACATCTGGCAGGACCTGGCCGAGGAGGTGGCCCGGCTGCACGGCTATGCCCACCTCCCCGAGACGCTGCCCACCCTGCGCGTTCACGAGAGCAACCTGGGCGCCGAGCAAGCGAGCCGGGAGCGCGACACCCTGCGCCGCACCCTGAGCGGCCTGGGCTTTCAGGAGGTCGTGACCTACACCTTCACGAACGACGAGGAGGCGGTGAAGGCCCGCAGCGAGCGCCCCGGCGTGCGCCTGCGCAATCCCCTCACCGCTGACCGGACGGGAATGAGGACGGCCCTCTACCCCAGCCTCCTCAAAGCCGCGCAGGTTCATCCCAAGGGCGAGCGGGTGTTGCTGTTCGAGATCGGGCGGATTTTTCCGGCAGAGGGGGAGCGCGAGCGCCTCGGCCTGCTGATGCGTGGGCCGCTCGCGCCGCAGACGTACGTGGCGGGGGTCGCCGGGTCCTTCGGCGCCTTCAAGGGCCTGGTGGAAGCCCTCGCTGCCAGCCTGGGTGCCGACTTCGAGCTGCGGCAACTGCGCGGGGACGCCGTGCCCCCCGCCCTCCACCCCGGCATCGCGGGCGAGGCCATGTGGAACGGGCAATCTGTGGGCTGGCTGGGCGCCCTCCACCCCGAGATCGCGGGGGAGTTCGGCCTCAGGGGCGACACCTTCCTGCTGGAGACCGCGCTGCCCCTGCCGGGCCGGACCTGGGCCTTCCGCGACCCCAGCCGCGCCCCCGCCGCCTGGCGCGACCTCGCGGTGATTGCCCCACTGGAGGTCAGCTACGGCGAGATCGCCGCCCTGCTGCGGCGGGGGGCGGGTGACCTCCTCGAAAGCGTCGAGCCCTTCGACGTGTACGTGGGCGCCCCCATCCCGGAGGGGCAACGCAGCGTGGCCGTGCGCCTGGTGTTCCGGGGGCAGCGGACGCTGACAGACGCGGAGGTGGACCCCATCATGGAGCGCCTGATCGGGGCGGTGCGGGCGCAGGGCTGGAGCATCCGGGAGAAGTAA
- a CDS encoding NUDIX domain-containing protein translates to MSELMRLREVWGHRPLLGAGVSVLLQDESGRVLLQRRGDDGLWGTPGGALEPGEDVLTAARRELLEETGLRCPNLRLLPPQEGLVSGPEMYHRYPNGHEIYYAGMQSHGTLPASALADAQPDDSGETLALDWFALDDLPTLSGNINRANLNVLRTRAGLPPLPLEPTPPPPPPGNYLSELRRVAGQRRLPLCVPVVAILVTDKLGRLLLLRRGDTGLWTLPGGVLEPGESFEACARRELFGETGLSAARLEPLHLYAGAEYRFTYPHGDVIDNVSVLYRAQETGGDLHLQAGESPGAAWFALDSLPGETELGGPLIRAMVAHVASPRAQVRATALPQRDVLLR, encoded by the coding sequence ATGTCCGAACTGATGCGGCTGCGTGAGGTGTGGGGCCACCGCCCCCTCCTTGGCGCCGGCGTGAGTGTTCTCCTGCAGGACGAATCTGGTCGGGTTCTCCTCCAACGGCGGGGGGACGACGGGCTGTGGGGCACGCCGGGGGGAGCCCTGGAGCCGGGCGAGGATGTGTTGACGGCGGCCCGGCGTGAACTGCTGGAGGAAACGGGGTTGAGGTGCCCTAACCTCAGGCTGCTGCCGCCCCAGGAAGGGCTGGTCAGCGGTCCAGAGATGTATCACCGCTACCCGAACGGGCACGAGATTTATTACGCGGGAATGCAGTCGCACGGCACGCTCCCCGCCTCGGCCCTCGCGGACGCGCAGCCGGATGACAGCGGCGAAACGCTGGCCCTGGACTGGTTCGCGCTGGATGACCTCCCCACCCTCAGCGGCAACATCAACCGCGCGAATCTGAACGTCCTGCGTACACGCGCGGGTCTGCCGCCCTTGCCGCTGGAACCCACGCCCCCACCACCTCCCCCCGGAAATTACCTGTCCGAGTTGCGGAGGGTGGCGGGACAGCGGCGCCTCCCCCTTTGTGTGCCGGTTGTCGCCATCCTGGTCACGGACAAGCTGGGGCGCCTGCTTCTCCTGCGGCGTGGGGATACTGGCCTCTGGACCCTGCCCGGCGGCGTTCTGGAACCGGGTGAAAGCTTTGAAGCGTGCGCCCGGCGGGAACTCTTCGGGGAAACGGGCCTCTCTGCCGCCCGGCTGGAGCCGCTGCACCTGTACGCCGGGGCCGAGTACCGCTTCACCTATCCCCACGGGGACGTGATCGACAACGTGAGTGTGCTGTACCGGGCGCAGGAAACAGGCGGCGACCTCCACCTCCAGGCAGGGGAGAGTCCAGGGGCCGCCTGGTTTGCCCTGGACTCCCTGCCGGGCGAAACCGAGTTGGGCGGCCCGCTCATCCGGGCGATGGTGGCCCACGTCGCCTCCCCTCGTGCTCAAGTTCGCGCGACAGCTCTCCCACAACGTGATGTACTGCTGAGGTGA